In the genome of Leptospira licerasiae serovar Varillal str. VAR 010, one region contains:
- a CDS encoding LIC_12708 family protein, translating to MSRANQKYLPFFLCFIFVMGACSKFRVDDYNPYLYGRVKLGKDLKELQVSIVNRVPTNVPNQVAVASGVIYVPDFEQSLIKAFNSDGDLKFVIGNSKEKQDKVKTYNIKLGRIGLVTVSDGDDIYVQSRVSKEDVKSDKAAENIYTKKSGEFRTEAEEAVPSVILKINDSGKLSQTIYADGAGGSIPFGYVERMEAGNNDLLFVFHRYNGAMRLSIFDESGKLKQKVEGSDFKDSLNQGEAYTWYVDSFISHPDGEYILGSFSFYETKSGRFKNRKILKYELKDKRITPIKEIQDPSETLYWVLNNDNFFIWETEVEEGNSIRLQVHDEDGNHVNNIRLNYPPPRGLWRETWMDTNDEIYSMKIRSGYLEIHKWK from the coding sequence ATGTCCCGGGCAAACCAAAAATACCTTCCTTTTTTCTTATGTTTTATCTTTGTGATGGGAGCTTGCTCCAAATTCCGAGTGGATGATTACAATCCCTATCTATACGGAAGAGTTAAATTAGGAAAAGATTTAAAAGAATTACAAGTGAGCATAGTCAATCGGGTTCCGACGAATGTTCCAAACCAGGTGGCGGTTGCCTCCGGGGTCATTTACGTTCCGGACTTCGAACAATCTTTGATCAAAGCATTCAACTCGGACGGAGATCTGAAGTTTGTAATCGGAAACTCCAAGGAAAAGCAAGACAAAGTCAAAACATATAATATCAAATTGGGAAGGATCGGATTAGTCACCGTTTCCGATGGGGATGATATTTACGTTCAATCCAGAGTTTCTAAGGAAGACGTAAAGTCAGACAAAGCGGCCGAAAACATTTACACCAAAAAATCCGGAGAGTTTCGCACGGAAGCGGAAGAAGCTGTCCCTTCCGTGATCTTAAAGATAAACGATTCCGGAAAACTGTCCCAAACAATCTACGCCGATGGAGCGGGAGGTTCTATTCCATTCGGTTATGTGGAAAGAATGGAAGCCGGGAACAACGATCTATTATTCGTTTTTCATAGATATAACGGAGCTATGAGACTCAGCATTTTCGACGAATCGGGAAAATTAAAACAGAAGGTAGAAGGTTCCGACTTCAAAGATTCTCTGAACCAAGGAGAAGCTTATACTTGGTACGTGGATTCGTTTATCTCGCATCCTGATGGAGAATATATACTCGGTTCTTTCAGCTTTTACGAAACCAAATCCGGAAGATTCAAAAATAGAAAGATCTTAAAATACGAACTCAAAGACAAAAGGATCACTCCGATCAAAGAGATCCAGGATCCTTCCGAAACGTTATATTGGGTGTTAAACAACGATAACTTTTTTATCTGGGAAACGGAAGTAGAAGAAGGGAATTCTATCCGATTACAAGTCCACGACGAAGACGGAAATCATGTGAATAATATCCGCCTCAACTACCCTCCACCTCGCGGGCTCTGGAGGGAAACTTGGATGGATACGAACGACGAGATATACTCTATGAAGATCAGATCCGGTTATTTAGAGATCCATAAATGGAAATAA
- the rimP gene encoding ribosome maturation factor RimP, protein MYALMVSQRPNHTLIEVELDHLGHPYGSVSLLECEQVSRKLNEELEQISPDLNYTLKVSSAGAERKLVIPEDLDRFRGIPVRLVFKSEGSGDKEGIFKILDRKEDRIFLEPFSKRKTKGAKKKEVILELKDILKGNLYVSI, encoded by the coding sequence CTGTATGCACTCATGGTTAGCCAAAGGCCAAACCATACGCTGATCGAGGTAGAGCTGGATCACCTCGGACACCCGTACGGTTCCGTCAGCCTTCTGGAATGTGAGCAAGTTTCCAGAAAACTGAATGAAGAGTTGGAGCAGATCTCACCGGATCTGAACTATACTCTCAAAGTTTCTTCCGCTGGTGCGGAAAGAAAACTGGTGATTCCCGAGGATCTGGATAGATTCCGTGGAATACCGGTGCGACTCGTCTTTAAGTCGGAAGGGTCGGGCGATAAAGAAGGAATCTTTAAGATTCTGGATAGGAAAGAAGACAGGATCTTTTTAGAACCGTTTTCCAAGAGGAAGACAAAAGGTGCTAAAAAAAAGGAAGTCATTCTGGAATTGAAGGATATACTGAAAGGAAATTTGTACGTAAGTATTTGA